In a genomic window of Amycolatopsis japonica:
- a CDS encoding OsmC family protein → MSLEVQRDGEHRFIGRNERGAEVVIGRKGAEGAFSPAELLQIAAAGCSAVTAENLITRRIGEDSKFRVGVTADRREDASELDAVHVAFDVDVSSLPAADREALAAAVDRAIERLCTVSRTLKKGIPVTESFPVE, encoded by the coding sequence GTGTCTTTGGAAGTCCAGCGCGACGGTGAACATCGCTTCATCGGCCGCAACGAACGCGGTGCCGAGGTCGTGATCGGCCGCAAAGGTGCCGAGGGTGCCTTCTCGCCCGCCGAGCTGCTGCAGATCGCGGCGGCGGGCTGCTCGGCCGTCACCGCCGAGAACCTCATCACGCGCCGGATCGGGGAGGACTCGAAGTTCCGCGTCGGCGTGACCGCGGACAGGCGCGAAGATGCTTCGGAGCTCGACGCCGTCCACGTGGCTTTCGACGTCGACGTGTCCTCGCTGCCCGCCGCGGATCGAGAGGCGCTCGCGGCGGCGGTGGATCGCGCCATCGAGCGGTTGTGCACGGTGAGCCGGACGCTGAAGAAGGGCATCCCGGTCACGGAAAGCTTCCCCGTCGAGTAG
- a CDS encoding P1 family peptidase, with amino-acid sequence MITDVPGVLVGHHERVGDGWATGTTVVLVPGGAVGAVDQRGGAPGTRETNLLEPENLVQHVNAICLSGGSAYGLAAADGVMRWLAERNQGIPVGTQPYEVVPIVPAAVLFDLPRGDWGNRPDASFGYAACQAAKDGPVPSGTVGAGAGAKAGSLKGGIGTASEKVGEFTVGVVAAVNAAGEAVDLSTGRAYAADHEVDGEFGVRWPDRPGDVEAKAAGLNTTIGVVAVDAALSKAEARRLAVAAQDGLARAVRPAHTMFDGDTVFALATGDRELPGGAGPVAAARRALVLDKLCSAAARVFGRAMVHGVLSATAAGDMRAYRDVWPEAFS; translated from the coding sequence ATGATCACCGACGTCCCCGGCGTGCTGGTCGGGCACCACGAGCGGGTCGGCGACGGCTGGGCGACCGGGACGACGGTCGTGCTGGTGCCCGGTGGCGCCGTCGGGGCCGTCGACCAACGCGGCGGCGCGCCCGGCACGCGCGAGACCAACCTGCTGGAGCCGGAGAACCTGGTCCAGCACGTCAACGCGATCTGCCTGTCCGGCGGGAGCGCGTACGGACTGGCCGCCGCGGACGGCGTCATGCGCTGGCTGGCCGAGCGGAACCAGGGCATCCCGGTGGGGACCCAGCCGTACGAGGTGGTGCCCATCGTTCCCGCCGCGGTGTTGTTCGACCTGCCGCGCGGTGACTGGGGCAACCGTCCGGACGCCTCCTTCGGTTACGCGGCATGCCAAGCGGCCAAGGACGGCCCGGTGCCGTCGGGGACCGTCGGCGCGGGTGCCGGGGCGAAGGCGGGATCACTCAAGGGTGGGATCGGGACGGCCTCGGAGAAGGTCGGCGAGTTCACCGTCGGCGTCGTCGCCGCCGTGAACGCCGCCGGCGAGGCCGTCGATCTCTCGACCGGCCGCGCCTACGCGGCGGATCACGAGGTCGACGGCGAGTTCGGCGTCCGCTGGCCCGACCGGCCCGGAGACGTCGAGGCGAAGGCCGCGGGGCTCAACACGACCATCGGCGTGGTCGCGGTCGACGCGGCACTGTCCAAGGCGGAGGCGCGACGGCTCGCGGTCGCCGCTCAGGACGGCCTCGCCAGGGCGGTGCGGCCCGCGCACACGATGTTCGACGGCGACACGGTGTTCGCGCTGGCGACCGGCGACCGGGAGCTTCCCGGGGGCGCGGGCCCCGTCGCGGCGGCGCGGCGCGCGCTGGTGCTGGACAAGCTGTGCTCGGCGGCCGCGCGGGTGTTCGGGCGGGCGATGGTGCACGGTGTGCTGTCCGCCACTGCGGCGGGGGACATGCGGGCGTACCGGGACGTCTGGCCCGAAGCGTTCTCCTGA
- a CDS encoding nicotinate phosphoribosyltransferase gives MGFPEAATGASTALLTDHYELTMLASALSDGTADRPCVFEVFARRLPDGRRYGVVAGTGRVLDAIADFRFTDAELSQLEATAVVDDATLSWLADYSFSGDVHGYPEGELYFPGSPIMTVTGSFGEAVVLETLILSILNHDSAIASAAARMSGAAHGRPIIEMGGRRTHEYAAVAAARAAYLAGFATTSNLEAGRRYGIPTRGTVAHAFMLLHDSEEQAFRAQVDKMGADTTLLVDTYDITKGIETAVRVAGTELGAIRIDSGDVGPLARKAREQLDALGAKDTRIVVSGDLDEHAIAALRAEPVDAYGVGTSVVTGSGAPTAGMVYKLVEVDGKPVAKRSAHKESRGGRKSALRRHRETGTAVEEVIWTAASPVPERGPNDHELQIPLVRGGRTVDDLPTLDDARQRLRRALVSLPWEGLKLSHGEPAIPTVFV, from the coding sequence ATGGGTTTCCCCGAGGCGGCCACTGGCGCCAGCACCGCGCTGCTCACCGACCACTACGAGCTGACCATGCTGGCCAGCGCCCTGTCCGACGGGACGGCGGACCGGCCGTGCGTCTTCGAGGTCTTCGCACGTCGCCTGCCCGACGGCCGCCGCTACGGCGTCGTCGCGGGCACCGGCCGGGTCCTCGACGCGATCGCGGACTTCCGGTTCACCGACGCCGAGCTGAGCCAGCTGGAAGCGACGGCCGTGGTCGACGACGCCACACTTTCGTGGCTCGCGGACTACTCCTTCTCGGGGGACGTCCACGGTTACCCCGAGGGTGAGCTGTACTTCCCCGGCTCCCCGATCATGACCGTCACCGGTTCCTTCGGCGAGGCCGTCGTGCTGGAGACGCTGATCCTCTCGATCCTCAACCACGACAGCGCGATCGCGTCCGCGGCGGCGCGGATGTCGGGCGCCGCGCACGGCAGGCCGATCATCGAGATGGGCGGCCGCCGCACGCACGAGTACGCCGCCGTCGCCGCCGCGAGGGCCGCGTACCTCGCCGGGTTCGCCACGACCTCCAACCTCGAAGCCGGGCGCCGCTACGGCATCCCGACGCGGGGCACCGTCGCGCACGCGTTCATGTTGCTGCACGACAGCGAGGAGCAGGCCTTCCGCGCGCAGGTGGACAAGATGGGCGCCGACACCACCCTCCTGGTGGACACCTACGACATCACCAAGGGCATCGAAACGGCCGTCCGGGTGGCGGGCACCGAGCTCGGCGCGATCCGCATCGACTCCGGCGACGTGGGCCCACTGGCGCGCAAGGCCCGCGAGCAGCTGGACGCCCTCGGCGCCAAGGACACCCGCATCGTGGTGTCGGGCGACCTCGACGAGCACGCGATCGCGGCGCTGCGGGCGGAACCCGTCGACGCGTACGGCGTCGGGACCTCGGTCGTCACCGGTTCCGGCGCGCCGACGGCGGGGATGGTCTACAAACTCGTCGAGGTCGACGGCAAACCGGTCGCGAAGCGCAGCGCGCACAAGGAATCCCGCGGCGGGCGGAAATCCGCGCTGCGACGGCACCGCGAGACCGGCACCGCCGTCGAAGAGGTGATCTGGACGGCCGCCTCGCCGGTCCCGGAACGGGGACCGAACGACCACGAATTGCAGATTCCGCTGGTCCGGGGCGGCCGGACGGTGGATGATTTGCCCACGCTGGACGACGCGCGCCAGCGGCTTCGGCGGGCGCTGGTGAGCCTTCCGTGGGAAGGCCTCAAGCTCTCGCACGGGGAGCCCGCCATCCCGACCGTATTCGTCTAA
- a CDS encoding Mov34/MPN/PAD-1 family protein, which yields MGDVLRIRRELVDEIVAHARRDHPDEACGVIAGPEGSDSPERYIPMLNAARSPTFYEFDSGDLLKLYREMDANDEVPVVIYHSHTATDAYPSRTDVSYASEPDAHYVLVSTKDPDSHQFRSYRIVDGEITEEPVEIIG from the coding sequence ATGGGCGACGTGCTCCGGATCCGCCGTGAACTCGTCGACGAGATCGTCGCCCATGCCCGTCGTGACCATCCCGATGAGGCGTGCGGGGTGATCGCCGGTCCCGAGGGATCGGACAGCCCCGAGCGGTACATCCCGATGCTGAACGCGGCGCGCTCGCCCACGTTCTACGAGTTCGACTCGGGTGATCTGCTCAAGCTCTACCGCGAGATGGACGCCAACGACGAGGTGCCGGTGGTCATCTACCACTCGCACACCGCGACCGACGCCTACCCGTCCCGCACCGATGTCTCGTACGCCTCGGAACCCGACGCGCACTACGTGCTCGTTTCCACCAAGGACCCCGATTCGCATCAGTTCCGGTCGTACCGGATCGTGGACGGGGAGATCACCGAGGAGCCCGTCGAGATCATCGGCTGA
- a CDS encoding bifunctional 4-hydroxy-2-oxoglutarate aldolase/2-dehydro-3-deoxy-phosphogluconate aldolase, protein MIQHDLQDTLIENRLVAILRAADASRFADAATVLHAAGVRVLEAALTTPGATDAIATIRKKLGDDAYVGAGSVREVSDVDKAADAGAMFLVTPTVNPLVMERAHERGLPVICGALTPTEIDQAWRLGAAAVKVFPIAAVGGIAYLRAIRAPMPDIPLVPTGGVHLAEVAKYLESGSIAVAAATPLLGDALTSSGSLADLATRASEFVAAAAKYVSRT, encoded by the coding sequence ATGATCCAGCACGACCTCCAGGACACCTTGATCGAAAACCGGCTCGTCGCGATCCTGCGGGCCGCGGACGCGAGCCGGTTCGCCGACGCCGCGACGGTGCTGCACGCGGCGGGCGTGCGGGTACTCGAAGCGGCGTTGACCACGCCGGGCGCCACGGACGCCATCGCGACCATCCGGAAGAAGCTCGGCGACGACGCGTACGTCGGCGCCGGGAGCGTGCGCGAAGTGTCCGATGTGGACAAAGCGGCGGACGCCGGCGCGATGTTCCTGGTCACGCCGACGGTGAATCCGCTGGTCATGGAGCGCGCGCACGAACGCGGGCTGCCGGTGATCTGCGGCGCGCTGACCCCGACCGAGATCGACCAGGCATGGCGTCTCGGCGCGGCGGCGGTGAAGGTGTTCCCGATCGCGGCCGTCGGCGGGATCGCCTACCTGCGGGCGATCCGGGCGCCGATGCCCGACATCCCGCTCGTCCCGACGGGCGGCGTCCACCTGGCCGAAGTCGCGAAGTACCTCGAGTCGGGTTCGATCGCCGTCGCGGCCGCCACGCCGCTGCTCGGTGACGCGCTCACCTCGAGTGGCTCGCTGGCCGATCTCGCCACCCGGGCGAGTGAGTTCGTCGCCGCGGCCGCGAAGTACGTCTCGCGCACCTGA
- a CDS encoding isochorismatase family protein, translated as MGTALIVVDVQNDFCEGGSLGLPGGAAAAEAISKQAAEGGYAHVVATRDYHIDPGDHFSETPDFKDSWPRHCVAGTSGASFHPALDVVPISEVFSKGEYTAAYSGFEGNARDGKTLDAWLKEHDVTEVDVVGIATDFCVRATALDAAKAGFTVRVLLDLTVGGSQPTVDAALKDFDEAGVTYTGKAPVPAA; from the coding sequence ATGGGGACCGCCTTGATCGTGGTCGATGTGCAGAACGACTTCTGCGAGGGCGGGTCGCTCGGCCTGCCCGGTGGCGCCGCCGCCGCCGAAGCGATCTCCAAGCAGGCCGCGGAGGGTGGCTACGCGCACGTCGTCGCCACTCGCGACTACCACATCGACCCGGGCGACCACTTCAGCGAGACGCCGGACTTCAAGGACAGCTGGCCGCGGCACTGCGTCGCGGGCACCTCCGGCGCGTCGTTCCACCCCGCGCTCGACGTGGTCCCGATCAGCGAGGTCTTCTCCAAGGGCGAGTACACCGCCGCGTACTCCGGCTTCGAGGGCAACGCGCGCGACGGCAAGACGCTCGACGCGTGGCTGAAGGAGCACGACGTCACCGAGGTCGACGTCGTCGGCATCGCGACCGACTTCTGCGTCCGCGCGACGGCGCTCGACGCGGCGAAGGCGGGCTTCACCGTGCGGGTGCTGCTCGACCTCACGGTCGGCGGTTCGCAGCCGACGGTCGACGCCGCGCTCAAGGACTTCGACGAGGCGGGCGTGACCTACACGGGGAAGGCGCCGGTCCCCGCCGCATGA
- a CDS encoding choice-of-anchor P family protein, with product MRKPVSRLLSVTMLTGALVTGGPAIASAEPAPATAAASVGSLDVEIGDEHVVTGELAPCDVDGPLNAKTQGGSTGDFARFGGGESRCGRNGEAAIGEAAGRRFETTLLKRFGGPVIKVRTFMAKCSTTKDGSLGYIEFGDVSGFTLPENIPQNYRLTISGGKGGTALASLTVNETVTPTPPDGSLVTHMLHIKLFPQGGGPAKGDIYLGTARCDPYGKKKP from the coding sequence ATGAGGAAACCCGTTTCGAGGCTGTTGTCGGTGACGATGCTGACCGGGGCGCTGGTGACGGGGGGACCGGCGATCGCGTCGGCCGAGCCCGCGCCCGCGACGGCGGCCGCGTCGGTCGGTTCGCTCGACGTGGAGATCGGCGACGAACACGTGGTCACCGGCGAGCTGGCGCCGTGCGACGTCGACGGCCCCTTGAACGCGAAGACCCAGGGCGGATCCACCGGAGACTTCGCCCGGTTCGGCGGCGGGGAGTCGCGCTGCGGCCGGAACGGTGAGGCGGCCATCGGTGAGGCGGCCGGGCGGCGCTTCGAGACCACCCTGCTCAAGCGGTTCGGCGGCCCGGTGATCAAGGTCCGCACGTTCATGGCGAAATGCAGTACCACGAAGGACGGCAGCCTCGGCTACATCGAGTTCGGCGACGTCAGCGGGTTCACGCTGCCGGAGAACATCCCGCAGAACTACCGGCTGACCATCTCCGGCGGCAAGGGCGGGACGGCGCTGGCGTCGCTCACCGTCAACGAGACCGTCACGCCGACGCCGCCCGACGGCAGCCTCGTGACGCACATGCTGCACATCAAGCTGTTCCCGCAGGGCGGCGGACCGGCGAAGGGCGACATCTACCTCGGGACCGCGCGCTGCGACCCGTACGGCAAGAAGAAGCCCTGA
- a CDS encoding ATP-dependent DNA helicase — MPSRADFPGVLELLTHAVESVGGAEREGQVKMADAVGRAIRTGEHLAVQAGTGTGKSLAYLVPAIRHAVEKEATVVVSTATIALQRQLVDRDLPRLAKALKKPLGREPTFAILKGRRNYLCLHRLDSGAPDEPEDQQLFDPFAVSRLGKEVTRLREWSSDTETGDRDELVPGVSDQAWRQVSVTAKECLGASRCPIGTDCFAERSRAEAGKADVVITNHALLAIDALQGYQVLPEHDLVIIDEAHDLVDRVTSVATGELTSGMVSAAARRCGKLVDDEVADQLLEASDGLALILDDMPSGRMDSLPQALTGAIPAVRDAAHRCLTSLGKDRKEDVDEATARKLARSLLEEVHDTAVRLLEAFDDDKAHQRDVVWLTGDRFSTNPRPPALKVAPLGVAGLLRERVFNQHTTVLTSATLTLGGTFDTMARQWGLPPGGARVEKAPGAATDKAAPADSDDAEGPKWTGLDVGSPFDHKRNGILYLAKHLPPPGRDGLQPSTMDELAELIEAAGGRTLGLFSSMRAAKQATEEMRERLDLPILCQGDDATGLLVQKFSEDARTCLFGTLSLWQGVDVPGPSLQLVVVDRIPFPRPDDPVSSARQRAVEARGGNGFLTVAATHAALLLAQGTGRLHRSVTDRGVVAILDSRLATARYGGFLRASLPPFWPTMDPKVARDALRRLDAAAPA; from the coding sequence GTGCCCTCCCGTGCTGATTTCCCCGGTGTCCTCGAACTCCTGACCCACGCGGTCGAGTCCGTGGGCGGTGCCGAGCGCGAGGGCCAGGTCAAGATGGCGGACGCCGTCGGCCGCGCCATCCGCACCGGCGAGCATCTGGCCGTCCAGGCGGGCACGGGCACCGGGAAGTCGTTGGCCTATCTCGTCCCCGCGATCCGGCACGCGGTCGAGAAGGAGGCCACGGTCGTGGTCTCCACGGCCACCATCGCGCTGCAGCGTCAGCTCGTCGACAGGGATCTCCCCCGGTTGGCGAAGGCGCTCAAGAAGCCCCTCGGCCGCGAGCCCACCTTCGCGATCCTCAAGGGCCGCCGTAACTACCTCTGTCTCCACCGGCTCGATTCCGGCGCCCCGGACGAGCCGGAAGACCAGCAGCTGTTCGACCCGTTCGCCGTCTCCCGGCTCGGCAAGGAGGTCACGCGGCTGCGGGAATGGTCGTCCGACACCGAAACCGGTGATCGCGACGAGCTGGTCCCCGGCGTTTCGGACCAGGCGTGGCGCCAGGTGTCCGTCACCGCCAAGGAATGCCTGGGCGCTTCACGCTGCCCCATCGGCACGGACTGCTTCGCCGAGCGGTCCCGCGCCGAGGCGGGCAAGGCCGACGTCGTGATCACCAACCACGCCCTGCTGGCGATCGACGCGCTGCAGGGTTATCAGGTGCTGCCCGAGCATGATCTGGTGATCATCGACGAGGCGCACGACCTGGTGGACCGCGTGACCTCCGTGGCGACCGGCGAGCTGACCAGCGGCATGGTCTCCGCCGCCGCCCGGCGCTGCGGGAAACTGGTCGACGACGAGGTGGCCGATCAGCTGCTGGAGGCGAGCGACGGGCTGGCCCTCATCCTCGACGACATGCCCTCGGGCCGCATGGACTCACTGCCACAGGCCCTCACCGGCGCGATCCCCGCGGTCCGCGACGCCGCGCACCGCTGCCTCACCTCGCTCGGCAAGGACCGCAAGGAGGACGTCGACGAGGCCACGGCCCGCAAACTGGCGCGTTCACTGCTCGAAGAGGTCCACGACACCGCCGTACGGCTGCTCGAAGCCTTCGACGACGACAAGGCGCATCAGCGTGACGTCGTCTGGCTGACCGGGGACCGTTTCTCCACCAACCCGCGCCCGCCCGCGCTGAAGGTCGCTCCGCTCGGTGTCGCCGGCCTGCTGCGGGAACGCGTTTTCAACCAGCACACGACCGTCCTCACCTCGGCGACGCTGACCTTGGGCGGCACGTTCGACACGATGGCCCGGCAGTGGGGGCTCCCGCCCGGCGGGGCCAGGGTCGAGAAGGCACCCGGCGCGGCGACGGACAAGGCCGCGCCCGCCGACAGCGACGACGCCGAGGGCCCGAAGTGGACCGGCCTCGACGTCGGCTCGCCGTTCGACCACAAACGCAACGGCATCCTCTACCTGGCCAAACACCTGCCGCCGCCGGGCCGGGACGGGTTGCAGCCCTCGACGATGGACGAGCTGGCCGAGCTGATCGAGGCCGCGGGCGGGCGCACGCTCGGCCTGTTCTCCTCGATGCGCGCGGCGAAGCAGGCGACAGAGGAGATGCGGGAGCGGCTCGACCTGCCGATCCTCTGCCAGGGCGACGACGCCACCGGCCTGCTGGTGCAGAAGTTCTCCGAGGACGCGCGCACGTGCCTGTTCGGCACGCTGTCGCTGTGGCAGGGCGTCGACGTGCCCGGCCCGTCGCTTCAGCTCGTGGTGGTCGACAGGATCCCGTTCCCGCGCCCGGACGATCCGGTCTCGTCGGCGCGGCAGCGAGCCGTGGAAGCCAGGGGCGGCAACGGGTTCCTCACCGTCGCGGCCACGCATGCCGCGCTGCTGCTCGCGCAGGGCACCGGGCGGCTGCACCGTTCGGTCACCGATCGCGGGGTCGTGGCGATCCTGGATTCGCGGCTGGCCACCGCCCGCTACGGCGGATTCCTGCGTGCCTCGCTGCCGCCGTTCTGGCCGACCATGGACCCGAAGGTCGCCCGCGACGCGCTGCGCCGCCTCGACGCGGCCGCCCCGGCCTGA
- a CDS encoding biotin transporter BioY — protein MSSLSVTGTRPVLADLVPGALVRDAVLVAGGAALTGVAAQILIPVPGSPVPMTGQTFAALLVGAALGWKRGALSMALYLAVGAAGFGWFQNGSSGLFGASAGYIVGFVLAGALVGALAGRGGDRTPLRTAGTMVLGNLAIYSVGVPWLMASTGMGLSTALDKGVVPFLIGDALKIAVAAALLPGTWALVSRFRKES, from the coding sequence GTGTCTTCGCTGTCCGTGACCGGCACCCGCCCGGTTCTCGCCGACCTCGTTCCCGGCGCACTGGTCCGTGACGCGGTCCTGGTCGCCGGTGGTGCCGCCCTGACCGGTGTGGCCGCGCAGATCCTGATCCCGGTCCCCGGCTCGCCGGTGCCGATGACCGGCCAGACGTTCGCCGCCCTGCTGGTCGGCGCCGCGCTCGGCTGGAAGCGCGGCGCGCTGTCGATGGCGCTGTACCTCGCCGTCGGCGCGGCCGGGTTCGGCTGGTTCCAGAACGGTTCTTCGGGCCTGTTCGGCGCCAGCGCCGGCTACATCGTCGGCTTCGTGCTCGCGGGCGCCCTGGTGGGCGCGCTCGCCGGCCGCGGTGGTGACCGCACGCCGCTGCGCACGGCGGGGACGATGGTGCTCGGCAACCTCGCCATCTACTCGGTCGGTGTGCCGTGGCTGATGGCGTCGACCGGCATGGGCCTGTCGACCGCGCTCGACAAGGGTGTCGTGCCGTTCCTGATCGGGGACGCGCTCAAGATCGCCGTCGCGGCGGCGCTGCTTCCGGGCACCTGGGCGCTGGTCTCGCGCTTCCGTAAGGAGTCGTGA
- a CDS encoding serine/threonine-protein kinase — MGDRLIAGRYRLEERIGAGGMGVVWRATDLDLGRVVALKRSQAGDSGQIRREARIGAGLHHPNVVTVFDAVIDGDDRWLVMEYLPSRSLADVIDSDGPLPPGKVAKIGVQLAAALAAMHEKGMVHRDLKPGNVLVADDGTAKLTDLGIAQWAEVTRTGGGLDVGTPGYVAPEMAEGRQAGAAADVFSLGATLFAAVEGTSVWGDANVGPFVQLRRATAYTLEPIRRAGPLAPALTELLRRRPAGRPNAVRAAELLSEVADVDGPVRTRRFRVPKRALAIGAVVAVLVLTGALFFATREPASIAAGPPSELIGDRRTADPCALVEPSVLNHLGTPELDSAGGNFNACGVRLRLSPDDEDIVDIRLELTTPTSPLLDKPMPGQLIVREVPSDSEDKCARGIPLPDGNQVWVHARHIKNWHAHLCDYVDPVATHAVSVLNREPVERRPAPFPGGSLGSLDACVLGGNLPQAIVGGPATPDPVFGNWECYWNHRETEVTVRFERERAPFEDDGRRVALGSREAFVEISTEWKACQAEIPHRGFTGDGRAMIETVEIYVADKVKQPAEMCPAAERLAGEIAPRLPPL; from the coding sequence ATGGGTGACCGGCTGATCGCCGGGCGCTATCGCTTGGAGGAGCGGATCGGCGCCGGGGGTATGGGCGTGGTCTGGCGTGCCACCGATCTGGACCTCGGGCGGGTCGTCGCCCTCAAGCGTTCGCAGGCGGGCGACAGCGGTCAGATCCGGCGCGAGGCGCGGATCGGCGCGGGCCTGCATCATCCGAACGTGGTCACCGTCTTCGACGCCGTGATCGACGGTGACGACCGCTGGCTCGTGATGGAGTACCTGCCCTCGCGCAGCCTCGCCGACGTCATCGACTCCGACGGGCCGCTGCCACCCGGCAAGGTGGCCAAGATCGGCGTCCAGCTCGCCGCGGCGCTCGCGGCGATGCACGAAAAAGGCATGGTCCACCGCGACCTCAAACCGGGCAACGTCCTGGTGGCCGACGACGGCACCGCCAAACTCACCGACCTCGGCATCGCGCAATGGGCGGAGGTGACCCGCACCGGCGGCGGCCTCGACGTCGGCACTCCCGGCTACGTCGCGCCCGAGATGGCCGAAGGGCGGCAGGCGGGCGCGGCGGCGGACGTGTTCTCGCTCGGCGCGACCCTGTTCGCCGCCGTCGAAGGCACCTCGGTGTGGGGCGACGCGAACGTGGGCCCGTTCGTGCAGCTCCGGCGGGCGACGGCGTACACCCTGGAGCCGATCCGGCGGGCAGGGCCGCTGGCGCCCGCGCTGACCGAACTGTTGCGGCGCAGGCCGGCAGGCAGGCCGAACGCCGTCCGTGCCGCCGAACTGCTGTCCGAAGTCGCGGACGTCGACGGTCCCGTCCGGACGCGACGGTTCCGCGTGCCCAAACGCGCGCTCGCGATCGGTGCCGTCGTGGCGGTGCTGGTGCTGACCGGGGCGCTGTTCTTCGCCACCAGGGAGCCCGCGTCGATCGCGGCGGGGCCGCCGTCCGAGCTGATCGGGGACCGGCGGACGGCGGATCCGTGCGCGCTGGTGGAGCCGTCCGTGCTGAACCATCTCGGGACACCGGAACTGGACAGCGCCGGCGGCAACTTCAACGCGTGCGGTGTCCGGCTGCGCCTGAGCCCCGACGACGAGGACATCGTCGACATCCGGCTCGAACTGACGACCCCGACGTCACCGTTACTGGACAAGCCGATGCCGGGCCAGCTGATCGTGCGCGAGGTGCCGAGCGACTCGGAAGACAAGTGCGCGCGCGGTATCCCGCTGCCGGACGGCAACCAGGTGTGGGTGCACGCCCGGCACATCAAGAACTGGCACGCGCATCTGTGCGACTACGTCGATCCGGTGGCCACGCACGCGGTGAGCGTGCTGAACCGGGAGCCGGTCGAGCGGCGTCCCGCGCCGTTCCCCGGCGGTTCGCTCGGGAGTCTCGACGCCTGCGTGCTGGGCGGGAACCTGCCGCAGGCGATCGTCGGCGGCCCGGCGACGCCGGATCCGGTCTTCGGCAACTGGGAGTGTTACTGGAACCATCGCGAGACCGAGGTGACGGTCCGGTTCGAACGGGAGCGGGCGCCGTTCGAGGACGACGGCAGACGCGTCGCTCTCGGATCGCGGGAAGCCTTCGTCGAGATCTCCACCGAATGGAAGGCTTGCCAGGCGGAGATCCCGCACCGGGGCTTCACCGGCGACGGTCGTGCCATGATCGAGACGGTGGAGATCTACGTCGCGGACAAGGTCAAGCAGCCGGCGGAGATGTGCCCGGCCGCGGAACGGCTCGCCGGCGAGATCGCCCCGAGGCTGCCGCCACTCTGA
- a CDS encoding DUF2017 domain-containing protein: MNGWRRKGETIVAGFEQQEAAVLRGLVSQLEDMLTARAEEAPQDELAELTGIRTGPTESPDDPVLSRLLPDFHKLDPDNPTREDIDSAAAMRSIHEPELLDKKVGVAKIVLDTLPRDGGNVRLTFEQADAWLGALNDVRLALGTALDVTEDMPDELPEDDPRAPHLGVYHWLTWVQETLIQSLTS, from the coding sequence ATGAACGGATGGCGCCGCAAGGGCGAGACCATCGTCGCCGGTTTCGAGCAGCAGGAGGCCGCCGTGCTGCGCGGTCTGGTCAGCCAGCTGGAGGACATGCTCACCGCCCGCGCCGAGGAGGCGCCGCAGGACGAGCTCGCCGAGCTGACCGGGATCCGCACCGGCCCGACCGAATCGCCGGACGACCCGGTGCTTTCGCGGCTGCTGCCGGACTTCCACAAGCTCGACCCGGACAACCCGACCCGCGAGGACATCGACTCGGCCGCCGCGATGCGGTCGATCCACGAGCCCGAGCTGCTGGACAAGAAGGTCGGCGTCGCGAAGATCGTGCTGGACACCCTGCCGCGTGACGGCGGGAACGTGCGGCTGACCTTCGAGCAGGCCGACGCGTGGCTGGGCGCGCTCAACGACGTCCGGCTGGCGCTGGGCACCGCGCTCGACGTCACCGAGGACATGCCCGACGAACTGCCCGAGGACGATCCGCGCGCGCCGCATCTCGGCGTCTACCACTGGCTGACCTGGGTGCAGGAGACCCTCATCCAGTCGCTGACGTCATGA
- the clpS gene encoding ATP-dependent Clp protease adapter ClpS: protein MSTPVASEQTQVDPQGVEVVSEDKPWRTVVWNDPVNLMSYVTYVFQKLFGYSRDHATKLMLDVHQKGKAIVSSGSKEKVETDVAKLHAAGLWATMEQPS, encoded by the coding sequence ATGTCCACGCCTGTCGCATCCGAGCAGACGCAGGTTGATCCACAGGGAGTAGAAGTCGTCTCTGAGGACAAACCCTGGCGGACGGTCGTCTGGAACGATCCGGTGAACCTCATGTCGTATGTGACGTACGTGTTCCAGAAGCTGTTCGGTTACAGCCGGGACCACGCGACGAAGCTGATGCTCGACGTGCACCAGAAGGGCAAGGCGATCGTGTCCTCCGGTTCCAAGGAGAAGGTGGAGACCGACGTCGCGAAACTGCACGCGGCCGGTCTCTGGGCGACCATGGAGCAACCTTCATGA